In Aspergillus nidulans FGSC A4 chromosome II, a single window of DNA contains:
- a CDS encoding 40S ribosomal eS19 domain-containing protein (transcript_id=CADANIAT00004621), which yields MGGVTVRDVDAQKFIVAYAAFLKRQGKLPIPGWVDTVKTSASNELPPQDADWYYVRAAAVARHIYLRKTVGVGRLRKVHGSTKNRGSRPAHHVDASGAVDRKVLQSLEKIGVLEQDEEKGGRRITQSGQRDLDRIAKTTVDEEEEDDE from the exons ATGGGTGGTGTCACCGTTCGCGATGTGGAC GCGCAAAAGTTCATTGTGGCTTACGCCGCTTTCTTGAAGCGTCAGGGAAAGCTCCCCATCCCTG GTTGGGTTGACACTGTCAAGACCTCCGCCTCCAACGAGCTTCCTCCCCAGGACGCCGACTGGTACTACGTCCGTGCTGCCGCTGTTGCCCGTCACATCTACCTCCGCAAGACCGTCGGTGTTGGCCGTCTCCGCAAGGTTCACGGCTCTACCAAGAACCGTGGCTCCCGCCCCGCCCACCACGTCGATGCCTCCGGTGCCGTTGACCGCAAGGTCCTCCAGTCCCTTGAGAAGATTGGTGTCCTCGAgcaggacgaggagaagggTGGCCGCCGCATCACACAGTCCGGACAGCGTGATCTTGACCGTATCGCCAAGACCACcgttgacgaggaggaggaggatgacgagt